From the genome of Cryptococcus neoformans var. neoformans B-3501A chromosome 1, whole genome shotgun sequence, one region includes:
- a CDS encoding hypothetical protein (Similar to gi|46111143|ref|XP_382629.1| hypothetical protein FG02453.1 [Gibberella zeae PH-1], FASTA scores: opt: 466, E(): 4.3e-20, (33.333% identity (73.750% similar) in 240 aa overlap (10-240:348-580)); HMMPfam hit to V-SNARE, Vesicle transport v-SNARE protein, score: 90.0, E(): 5.8e-24): MQSLNALGNRQIASLNADLSRMENGEGGPAIQGQITTTLSALSRLIDDYDSMARKEMVTVARDKANTRVARLKNEHKELKSRFEQAKNESQLKARQDLLGSSSSSSPYPSTASTSVSQRRAPNQSSFAESPFASSDPLFRPNHPPSSREDFALREHTFLQESENSIDQYIAQGRAVLGNLVEQKGMLKGTKRRLLDAANTLGMSRETIGWVERRTKQDAWIFGAGATFTLFSFWAIWYYLG; the protein is encoded by the exons ATGCAGTCTTTAAATGCCTTGGGGAACAGGCAAATAGCGAGTTTGAATGCAGACTTGTCTAGAATGGAGAATGGTGAAGGAGGCCCGGCAATTCAAG GTCAAATTACGACTACTCTCAGTGCTCTATCGCGACTGATAGACGATTATGATTCCatggcgaggaaggagatggttACCGTTGCCCGGGATAAGGCCAACAC TCGAGTAGCAAGGTTAAAAAATGAACATAAGGAACTTAAATCAAGATTTGAACAAGCAAAAAACGAAAGTCAACTCAAA GCCCGGCAGGATTTGCTCggatcatcttcctcctcttccccctaTCCATCAACAGCGAGTACTTCTGTGTCTCAGCGTCGCGCGCCAAATCAATCATCCTTCGCAGAATCTCCATTTGCTTCCTCCGACCCTCTCTTTCGGCCCAATCACCCTCCATCATCGCGCGAGGATTTTGCTCTTCGCGAACACACTTTCTTACAAGAGTCTGAGAACTCTATAGATCAATATATTGCGCAAGGAAGAGCAGTGCTGGGGAATCTTGTTGAACAGAAAGGAATGTTAAAGGGTACTAAGAGAAGACTATTGGACGCCGCGAATACGTTGGGAATGAGTAGAGAAACTATAGGATGGGTGGAAAGGCGGAC CAAACAAGATGCTTGGATCTTCGGTGCGGGAGCAACATTCACATTGTTTAGCTTCTGGGCGATTTGGTATTACTTGGGATAA
- a CDS encoding hypothetical protein (Match to ESTs gb|CF186411.1|CF186411, gb|CF186231.1|CF186231), producing MARFSALYIFPILVAVPLTLLLSLNTILLTPLYNTIPLSLHNVALYALYTAPPTLLYWAMTLERSAREVVSANVCISLAALNGDLVAVLGRRLGSLMGRLAGPEWGACFAKAILGFGAVGGGLTFALLCFDHILPITPAKSLAGRIRNLANISARSTAFMLHLWFGQRLLDRRLSGSVMFLTQSPEKAILFITLYLTTIHLFVRPGPSLASSLNGLYGFISVGLGIAPSKRSEISKYTALLPKRAPSFILFLRLPLLVLALRQQIFLRPPGQRTDPYVTAHGELRVLSSEQSFTGRVVVGDNLKDGYRFLRCDHSILGGRWFRERENNGEKTIELGDSIFAVFNLQEVMTLAHRSDEKESLITTLDLTTDLKVTSEGKEDEEPSRGSRSNRALVIGLGAGITAQGFLRRGFNVDVVEIDPAVFTATEIYFNLSSSHLTSVNLLDGSVFVSELASLSRVNTTDPSLDSETLTALERLPKWDFVVQDCFTGGSVPGEMFTKEFWEDLGEMVAEDGLIAMNFVGLKMSKASKAVLVTLTSVFPQCRAFGDGYEVNQGPNDITNMGPKVVFCTKTYSPILTFRRPRPSDVHRSPLRSHVFSTFLPNEIQLDSIISEEDYHDTLMTLRRGDTKRLDYWQKETAIATWRAMQNILTPEMWMAY from the exons ATGGCCCGTTTCTCCGCCCTTT ATATTTTCCCGATACTGGTAGCTGTTCCACTCACTCTTCTCCTGTCTCTCAATACTATTCTTCTCACTCCATTATACAATACGATTCCCTTGAGCCTGCATAATGTCGCCCTCTACGCATTGTATACTGCTCCACCAACTCTGCTGTACTGGGCGATGACGCTCGAGCGGTCCGCGAGAGAAGTTGTATCGGCCAATGTGTGCATTAGCCTTGCAGCTCTAAATGGAGACTTAGTCGCCGTCCtaggaagaaggctgggGAGCTTGATGGGGAGATTGGCTGGCCCAGAATGGGGCGCTTGCTTTGCAAAGGCTATTCTAGGCTTTGGTGCTGTGGGGGGAGGATTGACATTTGCGCTTTTATGTTTT GATCACATCCTCCCGATTACTCCGGCTAAAAGTTTGGCTGGCCGAATTCGAAATTTAGCCAATATCTCTGCTAGATCAACGGCGTTTATGTTGCATCTTTGGTTTGGCCAGCGTCTGCTGGATAGAAGATTGTCCGGCAGTGTCATGTTTCTTACCCAGAGCCCGGAAAAAGCG ATTCTCTTCATAACACTATATCTCACTACAATCCATCTCTTTGTTCGCCCTGGGCCATCCTTAGCCTCATCCTTGAATGGACTGTATGGTTTCATCTCCGTTGGCTTAGGAATCGCTCCTTCCAAACGGTCCGAGATATCGAAATATACCGCACTTTTACCTAAACGAGCCCCTTCATTCATTCTCTTTCTCCGACTCCCTCTCCTTGTCTTAGCTCTACGCCAGCAGATCTTCCTCCGACCCCCTGGCCAGAGAACCGATCCTTATGTGACCGCCCATGGAGAATTAAGGGTGCTGAGCTCGGAACAGAGTTTTACCGGAAGGGTGGTGGTCGGCGATAATTTAAAAGACGGGTATAGATTTTTGAGGTGTGACCACTCAATTCTGGGAGGGCGTTGGTTcagagaaagggaaaataATGGCGAGAAGACAATCGAATTGGGGGATTC GATTTTCGCAGTGTTCAATTTACAGGAAGTGATGACTTTGGCTCATAGGTCGGATGAAAAAGAATCGCTTATCACAACTTTGGACCTCACTACGGATCTAAAAGTAACATCtgaaggcaaggaggatgaagaaccATCACGCGGCTCTCGTTCTAATAGGGCCTTAGTCAT CGGTCTCGGGGCTGGTATCACGGCGCAAGGATTCTTGAGACGAGGATTCAATGTTGATGTAGTCG AGATCGATCCAGCTGTCTTCACTGCTACCGAAATATACTTTaatctttcttcctcccatctAACATCCGTGAACCTCTTGGATGGTTCTGTCTTCGTTTCCGAGCTCGCATCATTATCTCGTGTCAATACCACCGATCCTTCACTCGATTCGGAGACGTTGACAGCTTTGGAAAGGTTACCTAAATGGGACTTTGTGGTACAAGATTGTTTTACAGGAGGGTCAGTACCAGGAGAAATGTTCACCAAAGAGTTTTGGGAGGATCTGGGTGAAATGGTAGCAGAAGATGGGCTCATTGCCATG AATTTTGTCGgattgaagatgagcaAAGCCTCAAAAGCGGTATTAGTAACCTTAACATCTGTATTCCCACAGTGCAGGGCCTTTGGGGATGGATATGAAGTCAATCAGGGGCCAAACGATATAACTAACATG GGTCCAAAGGTCGTTTTCTGCACT AAAACTTATTCTCCAATACTGACGTTCCGCCGCCCTCGTCCATCGGACGTCCATCGCTCCCCTCTACGTTCACATGTattctccaccttcctccccaacGAAATACAGTTGGACTCGATCATATCTGAGGAAGATTATCATGATACTCTTATGACGTTGAGAAGGGGGGATACAAAAAGGTTGGATTACTGGCAAAAGGAGACAGCTATTGCTACTTGGCGCGCAATGCAGAACA TCTTAACTCCGGAGATGTGGATGGCTTACTGA